In Candidatus Endomicrobium procryptotermitis, the following proteins share a genomic window:
- a CDS encoding response regulator: MSYSVRILVIEDEEIVRETLAENIREKGFFVESAENAVSALEMIKKFHYDILLVDYRLPDMNGLVLIKEALMISKDTAPIIVTGYSSVETAVDAMRMGAYDYLLKPVDIEALLSEINTILQEKNIFRRGKERFHEFIISSLKPLNDMEVVILASKDSLIPFEKEGILKKIISIPGTFVRKIKEFYWG; the protein is encoded by the coding sequence GTGAGCTATTCGGTAAGAATATTAGTTATTGAAGATGAAGAAATAGTCAGAGAGACTTTAGCGGAAAACATAAGAGAAAAAGGTTTTTTTGTAGAAAGTGCCGAAAATGCAGTTTCCGCTCTTGAAATGATAAAAAAGTTTCATTATGATATTTTGTTAGTCGACTATCGTTTACCTGACATGAACGGTCTTGTGCTGATAAAAGAAGCTCTCATGATTTCAAAAGATACTGCTCCCATAATAGTTACGGGTTACAGTTCCGTTGAAACTGCCGTCGATGCTATGAGGATGGGAGCATATGATTATCTTTTAAAACCCGTTGATATCGAAGCTTTATTGTCAGAGATAAATACTATTTTACAGGAAAAAAATATTTTCAGAAGAGGAAAGGAAAGGTTTCACGAATTTATCATAAGTTCTTTAAAACCTTTAAATGACATGGAAGTTGTTATCTTAGCAAGTAAAGATAGTCTTATACCCTTTGAAAAAGAGGGTATATTAAAAAAAATAATTTCTATACCCGGAACGTTTGTAAGAAAAATAAAAGAATTTTATTGGGGATAG
- a CDS encoding NAD(P)/FAD-dependent oxidoreductase, translating to MAKQVIIVGAGPAGLTAAYELLVKSDNIPIIIEASGDIGGISKTIDYKNNFMDIGPHRFFSKSDRVINFWLNILPLQTKPSKDDILLNRKISFPANTPERDPQTQDDVMLIRNRLTRIFFLRKFFDYPISLSFNTMKNLGAVRLLKAGFSYLYSLFIKKEENSLEDFMINRFGKELYLTFFKDYTEKVWGVHPIKIPADWGRQRIKGLSVKKVLAEAIKKIFLGGTGEISDKNTETSLIKRFYYPKYGSGHFWESLAKKITDKGGKIIFNQSVFAFETRDNKVIKISAKDKDGKIHEYEGDYYMSSMPVKDLIAAFDKKDEITAHVAESLKYRDFMTVGLLLKKLEITNNTSIPSYKNIIPDVWIYVQERDVKIGRFQIINNWSPYMLDDYENTIYIGLEYFCNEGDELWSMGEKDFIDFTIYELEKINIIKKENVLGTHAVKVPKAYPAYFGAYEEFNVIRKFTDGYENLFLMGRNGMHRYNNMDHSMLTAMEAAENIIKGVKTKDNIWKVNAESDYHEEK from the coding sequence ATGGCAAAACAGGTCATTATTGTAGGCGCTGGTCCTGCGGGACTTACTGCGGCTTATGAATTACTGGTTAAAAGCGATAATATTCCCATAATAATAGAAGCCTCGGGAGATATTGGCGGCATATCTAAAACTATCGATTATAAAAATAATTTCATGGATATAGGTCCGCACAGATTCTTTTCTAAATCTGACAGGGTGATAAACTTTTGGTTGAATATTCTTCCTTTGCAGACAAAACCTTCCAAAGACGATATTCTTTTAAACAGAAAAATTTCTTTTCCTGCAAACACACCAGAACGCGACCCTCAGACGCAGGATGACGTAATGCTTATAAGAAACAGGTTGACCAGAATATTTTTTTTAAGAAAATTTTTTGATTATCCGATAAGTTTGAGTTTTAACACGATGAAAAATCTCGGAGCTGTTCGCCTTTTGAAAGCGGGGTTCAGTTATCTTTATTCTCTGTTTATAAAAAAGGAAGAAAATTCCCTTGAAGATTTTATGATAAACAGGTTTGGCAAAGAATTGTACCTGACATTTTTTAAAGATTATACGGAAAAAGTCTGGGGTGTGCATCCTATAAAAATACCGGCTGACTGGGGCAGGCAAAGAATAAAAGGTTTGTCCGTAAAGAAAGTTCTTGCCGAGGCTATAAAAAAGATTTTTTTAGGTGGTACAGGAGAAATTTCGGATAAAAACACTGAGACAAGCCTTATTAAAAGGTTTTACTACCCTAAATATGGCTCCGGACATTTCTGGGAGTCTTTGGCAAAAAAAATAACGGATAAAGGTGGAAAGATAATTTTTAATCAATCTGTATTTGCTTTTGAGACTAGAGACAATAAAGTCATAAAAATTTCTGCAAAAGACAAAGACGGCAAAATTCATGAATATGAAGGTGATTATTATATGTCCTCCATGCCTGTAAAAGATTTGATAGCGGCTTTTGACAAAAAAGACGAAATAACAGCGCACGTAGCTGAATCTTTGAAATATAGGGATTTTATGACCGTGGGTCTTTTGTTGAAAAAACTTGAAATTACAAACAATACTTCAATTCCCTCATATAAAAATATTATACCCGACGTGTGGATTTACGTTCAGGAACGCGATGTAAAAATAGGACGTTTCCAGATAATCAACAACTGGAGTCCTTATATGCTGGACGATTATGAAAATACCATATATATAGGTCTTGAATATTTTTGCAATGAAGGTGACGAACTTTGGAGTATGGGCGAAAAAGATTTTATAGATTTTACAATATATGAACTTGAAAAAATCAACATAATAAAAAAAGAAAATGTGCTTGGTACCCACGCGGTAAAAGTTCCTAAAGCCTATCCCGCCTATTTCGGTGCATATGAAGAGTTTAATGTTATAAGGAAATTTACGGACGGGTACGAAAATTTGTTTTTAATGGGAAGAAACGGCATGCACAGATATAATAATATGGATCATTCCATGCTTACGGCTATGGAAGCTGCCGAAAATATAATAAAAGGCGTTAAAACTAAAGACAATATTTGGAAAGTAAATGCCGAAAGCGATTATCATGAAGAAAAATGA
- the ppdK gene encoding pyruvate, phosphate dikinase — protein MPKKYVYFFGGGKADGDGSMRNLLGGKGANLAEMAGHRDLKLPVPPGFTITTEVCTYYYENKKKYPKELEKQVAQALKSVEKVIGKKFGDIKNPLLVSVRSGARSSMPGMMETVLNVGLTTKTIPALIEKTKNERFVYDAYRRLIMMYSDVVMEKAAGIEPKDDEGIRKQLERIMEEKKKEKGITLDTDLTAEDLKELAEKFKSRVKEVLGKNFPDDPFEQVWGGIGAVFASWNGKRAIAYRKIEGIPDEWGTAVNVQSMVFGNMGDTSATGVAFSRNPGNGDPRFYGEYLINAQGEDVVAGIRTPAPINEAAKSEHNKDEKTLEEVMPKIYKELFAIQKRLEKHYKDMQDIEFTIEDGKLWMLQCRNGKRNGPAAVRMALDMVKEKLITKEEAVLRVSPAQLDELLHPIIDAHAEKSAVILAKGLPAGPGGAVGSIVFSSEEAIAAAEVGKKVILIREETNPEDVEGMRAAQAILTARGGMTSHAALVARGWGKCCIVGCSSIAVDLNSKSMTIGGKTFKENDWITLNGTKGIVYEGKLDMVDATENALLFDFLKVCDAVKVLKVRTNAETPADAKKAKSFGAEGIGLFRTEHMFYGENSEKPLFALRKMILSSTTEERVKALNEIFPFFKDSIKGTLEEMDGYPVTIRLLDPPLHEFIPQEKDKQQIIADSIGITLDEFKKRAEKLHETNPMMGHRGVRLGITYPEITEMQIRAIFEVSAELIKNGKKVQPEIMIPVTCSINELKNQKAIIEKVYKEVLGKTGVKKIQYSVGTMIEIPRAALLADQMAETAEFFSFGTNDLTQMSFGFSRDDIGAFMGDYLNKKVLTDDPFQTVDIEGVGQLISYATELGRDVRPGIKLGICGEHGGDPKSIEFCHNIGLTYVSCSPFRVPIARLAAAQAVVKQKKSECDSDSTRRKSKAKPKKKK, from the coding sequence ATGCCTAAGAAGTACGTTTATTTTTTTGGTGGCGGAAAAGCTGACGGTGATGGAAGTATGAGAAATTTGCTTGGAGGAAAAGGCGCAAATCTTGCCGAAATGGCCGGGCATAGAGATCTAAAACTACCCGTTCCCCCCGGATTTACGATTACTACAGAAGTATGTACATATTATTATGAAAATAAAAAAAAGTATCCGAAAGAGCTTGAAAAACAGGTTGCTCAGGCTTTAAAAAGCGTCGAAAAAGTTATAGGTAAAAAATTTGGCGATATTAAAAATCCTCTTCTTGTTTCCGTGCGTTCCGGCGCCAGAAGTTCGATGCCAGGCATGATGGAAACGGTTCTAAACGTAGGTCTTACGACAAAAACTATTCCAGCTTTAATAGAAAAGACAAAAAACGAAAGATTTGTTTATGACGCTTATAGAAGGCTGATAATGATGTATTCGGATGTTGTCATGGAAAAAGCCGCCGGCATTGAGCCTAAAGATGACGAAGGAATTCGCAAACAGCTTGAAAGAATAATGGAAGAAAAGAAAAAAGAAAAAGGCATAACTCTTGACACCGATCTTACTGCGGAAGATTTAAAAGAGCTTGCCGAGAAATTTAAATCCAGAGTAAAAGAAGTTTTGGGTAAAAATTTTCCTGATGACCCGTTCGAGCAGGTTTGGGGCGGAATAGGCGCCGTGTTTGCTTCATGGAACGGAAAACGCGCAATAGCTTACAGAAAAATTGAAGGCATACCGGATGAATGGGGAACTGCAGTAAATGTTCAGTCGATGGTTTTCGGAAATATGGGAGACACGTCGGCTACGGGAGTGGCTTTTTCAAGAAATCCTGGAAATGGCGATCCGAGATTTTACGGCGAATATCTTATCAATGCGCAAGGCGAAGACGTTGTTGCAGGAATCAGGACGCCTGCTCCTATAAATGAAGCTGCAAAAAGCGAACATAACAAAGATGAAAAAACTCTTGAAGAAGTTATGCCTAAAATATACAAAGAATTATTTGCCATACAGAAAAGGCTTGAGAAGCATTACAAGGACATGCAGGATATAGAATTTACTATTGAAGACGGCAAACTTTGGATGCTTCAGTGTCGCAACGGAAAGAGGAACGGTCCTGCTGCGGTTAGAATGGCATTGGATATGGTAAAAGAAAAACTCATAACCAAAGAAGAAGCTGTTTTGAGAGTAAGTCCTGCGCAGCTTGATGAGCTTCTGCATCCTATCATAGATGCTCATGCGGAAAAATCTGCGGTCATTTTGGCAAAAGGTCTTCCTGCAGGTCCAGGAGGAGCTGTAGGCTCAATAGTTTTTTCATCTGAAGAAGCAATAGCTGCAGCAGAAGTCGGAAAGAAGGTTATTCTCATCAGAGAAGAAACCAATCCTGAAGACGTTGAAGGTATGAGAGCCGCTCAGGCTATTCTTACTGCCCGCGGAGGTATGACTTCGCATGCTGCTCTTGTAGCGCGCGGCTGGGGAAAATGCTGCATAGTCGGCTGTTCATCGATAGCCGTTGATTTAAATTCAAAAAGCATGACTATAGGCGGCAAGACTTTCAAAGAAAATGACTGGATTACTTTAAACGGCACCAAAGGAATAGTTTATGAAGGAAAACTCGACATGGTTGACGCCACTGAAAACGCTCTTCTTTTTGATTTCCTGAAAGTATGCGATGCCGTAAAAGTGTTAAAAGTCCGCACGAATGCGGAAACTCCCGCTGACGCAAAAAAAGCAAAATCTTTTGGCGCAGAAGGCATAGGATTGTTCAGAACTGAACATATGTTTTATGGAGAAAATTCTGAAAAACCACTTTTTGCTTTAAGAAAAATGATATTATCTTCGACTACCGAAGAGAGAGTGAAAGCGTTAAATGAAATTTTCCCATTCTTTAAAGATTCTATAAAAGGAACTCTTGAAGAGATGGATGGATATCCGGTAACGATAAGACTTCTTGATCCGCCGCTTCACGAGTTTATCCCTCAGGAAAAAGATAAGCAGCAAATAATTGCCGACAGCATAGGCATTACCCTTGATGAATTCAAAAAAAGGGCGGAAAAACTGCACGAGACAAATCCTATGATGGGACATAGAGGAGTGAGGCTTGGCATAACGTATCCCGAAATAACTGAAATGCAGATTCGTGCTATTTTCGAAGTGAGTGCGGAACTTATAAAAAACGGCAAAAAAGTACAGCCTGAAATTATGATACCAGTAACTTGTTCCATAAACGAACTTAAAAATCAGAAAGCTATAATTGAGAAAGTTTATAAAGAAGTTTTAGGAAAAACTGGAGTTAAAAAAATTCAATATTCCGTAGGAACAATGATAGAAATACCGAGAGCCGCTCTGCTTGCCGATCAAATGGCCGAAACTGCCGAGTTTTTCTCTTTCGGAACGAATGATTTGACGCAGATGAGTTTTGGTTTTTCAAGAGATGATATAGGCGCTTTCATGGGAGATTATCTTAATAAGAAAGTGCTGACTGACGATCCTTTTCAGACGGTAGACATTGAAGGCGTCGGACAACTAATATCTTACGCAACCGAACTCGGAAGAGACGTTCGTCCGGGAATAAAGCTGGGAATATGCGGGGAACACGGCGGCGATCCTAAATCCATAGAATTTTGCCATAACATAGGACTTACCTATGTGTCATGTTCACCTTTTAGAGTGCCGATTGCAAGGTTGGCAGCGGCACAGGCTGTGGTAAAACAGAAGAAATCCGAATGCGATAGCGATAGTACCCGCAGAAAATCTAAAGCCAAACCCAAAAAGAAAAAATAA
- a CDS encoding OmpA family protein, which produces MKKSFSLLLLLFCATAVCGQTVREKTSLTVSVENTLFSAVAENNGGAVFKAEVRNAKKIKLWFLTIRNSEDNKKVREFIIKKAPLPETVLWDGLTSDGMIAPDGQYSYKFFVLADKGSAVVEKSKVITIDSTPPFVSLKCDRDVCFINQEDGKFNRDLVIYLSAGDENGIDFSKSYLEVLSYNDKRVKEFPFNGKIPEFVIWNGIDEVYNMPLPVGNYTVNFVVADQAGNVSRISSEISIATMPKDPEPELQKEVEVKKEERGLVINLSSKVLFDVSKSELKPEAEDSLNEVSEILKVYLKNKVLIEGHTDSSGNKEKNMQLSVERAQSVYDFFVKGGIDEERMTVLGFGPDKPVASNHTEKGKEQNRRVEIIILKTQEPQPETEKSEEAQKSEEHSNTIENEDVPESQKQETENSSKEEVPEPPEIENLQKEFYEGYEQENISSEVSKTAENESSNSEDGSIMDGE; this is translated from the coding sequence ATGAAAAAATCTTTTTCATTATTATTGCTATTATTTTGTGCGACAGCCGTTTGCGGACAGACTGTGCGGGAAAAAACTTCTCTGACAGTTTCTGTTGAAAACACGTTATTTTCTGCCGTTGCTGAAAATAATGGCGGAGCAGTATTTAAAGCCGAAGTCAGAAATGCAAAAAAAATAAAATTATGGTTTCTGACAATAAGAAATAGTGAAGATAATAAAAAAGTAAGAGAATTTATCATAAAAAAAGCTCCGCTTCCGGAAACAGTTTTATGGGATGGATTAACTTCCGATGGAATGATTGCTCCCGATGGGCAATATTCGTATAAGTTTTTTGTTCTTGCCGATAAAGGCAGCGCGGTAGTCGAAAAATCAAAAGTTATCACCATAGATTCAACTCCTCCTTTTGTTTCTTTAAAATGTGATCGTGACGTATGCTTTATAAATCAGGAAGATGGCAAATTTAACAGAGACTTGGTCATTTATTTAAGTGCCGGCGACGAAAACGGCATAGATTTTTCCAAGAGTTATTTGGAAGTTTTAAGTTATAATGATAAAAGAGTGAAAGAGTTTCCTTTCAACGGTAAAATTCCGGAATTTGTTATCTGGAACGGAATAGATGAAGTTTATAATATGCCTCTTCCGGTTGGTAATTATACGGTAAATTTTGTTGTCGCCGATCAAGCAGGAAATGTTTCCCGTATTTCGAGCGAAATATCAATAGCGACTATGCCCAAGGATCCAGAACCGGAACTTCAAAAAGAAGTGGAAGTTAAAAAAGAGGAAAGAGGCCTTGTCATCAATCTTTCAAGCAAAGTTTTGTTTGACGTTTCAAAAAGCGAACTTAAGCCAGAAGCCGAAGACTCGCTGAATGAAGTTTCGGAAATTTTAAAAGTTTACTTAAAAAATAAAGTATTGATTGAAGGACATACCGACTCAAGCGGAAATAAAGAAAAAAATATGCAGCTTTCAGTTGAAAGAGCTCAATCCGTTTATGATTTTTTTGTTAAAGGAGGCATTGACGAAGAAAGAATGACGGTTTTAGGTTTTGGTCCAGACAAACCCGTTGCTTCAAACCATACGGAAAAAGGAAAAGAACAAAATCGCCGCGTTGAAATTATAATTTTAAAAACTCAAGAGCCTCAGCCTGAAACTGAGAAAAGTGAAGAAGCGCAAAAATCAGAAGAGCATTCGAATACTATTGAAAATGAAGATGTACCTGAATCACAGAAACAAGAGACTGAAAATTCGTCAAAGGAAGAAGTGCCAGAACCGCCAGAAATTGAAAATCTTCAAAAAGAATTTTATGAAGGATATGAACAAGAAAATATTTCTTCAGAAGTGTCCAAAACTGCCGAAAATGAAAGTTCAAATTCGGAAGATGGATCCATTATGGACGGTGAATGA
- the rpmI gene encoding 50S ribosomal protein L35 gives MPKMKTHSGAKKRFKVTGGGKVKYKKPGQRHLLTGDSGNQNRKSRKSSIVDSTDMKIMKKYMPYNF, from the coding sequence ATGCCAAAAATGAAAACGCACAGCGGCGCAAAAAAACGTTTTAAAGTTACCGGAGGCGGTAAAGTAAAGTATAAAAAGCCAGGACAGAGGCATCTTCTTACCGGAGATTCAGGTAATCAAAATAGGAAGTCAAGAAAATCCTCAATCGTAGATTCTACGGATATGAAGATAATGAAAAAATATATGCCGTATAACTTTTAA
- the infC gene encoding translation initiation factor IF-3, translated as MNQFIRVPEVRLIDSDGSQAGIVKVSDALLMAQSKDLDLVEISPMAKPPVCKIINFSKFKYEMEKKEKEARKKQKVFHVKEVRIRPRIGEHDLEIKIKHAREFIGDGNKVQLTAMFSGREMQHKDLGIKIMDRIKESLSDIAEPEGKISSMGTRVFLTLVPKKKSNSK; from the coding sequence ATAAACCAGTTTATAAGAGTTCCTGAGGTCAGGCTTATTGATTCAGACGGAAGTCAGGCAGGCATAGTAAAAGTTAGCGATGCTTTATTGATGGCCCAGTCAAAAGATTTAGATTTGGTCGAGATTTCTCCGATGGCCAAGCCGCCTGTATGCAAGATAATTAACTTTTCCAAGTTCAAGTATGAAATGGAAAAGAAAGAAAAAGAAGCAAGAAAAAAACAAAAAGTTTTCCATGTTAAAGAGGTCAGAATCAGACCTCGTATAGGCGAACATGATTTAGAAATCAAAATCAAGCACGCCAGAGAGTTTATAGGAGACGGTAATAAGGTGCAGCTTACCGCTATGTTTTCCGGAAGAGAAATGCAGCATAAGGATTTAGGAATTAAAATTATGGACAGAATCAAAGAATCGCTGTCCGATATTGCTGAACCCGAAGGAAAAATATCTTCGATGGGAACGAGAGTATTCCTGACGCTTGTTCCGAAGAAAAAATCAAATTCAAAATAG
- a CDS encoding prepilin-type N-terminal cleavage/methylation domain-containing protein, with translation MKIKQRGRHGFSLIETLITIVLVGILSMACATMMVFAYSMFEKVMGNGTASIEYKTFRFRTEKIFRNMTKDGPLIYDWITDDVCSKDNRPPATPKEEENCIKMDVEYFPIPYAGEVFTRKYYQTVPGAATTKYKVNGGAVDPGIWEGHVGRTVAVYSCVENEKIDKNYKRYLMTLEKSTETAKKMVVLYSWDANLDSNGKFLKIDSESMQNGNYNKSDASLPGGGSSRAQREVLLHDVYDFQVTARLSNLALNRITDPDFENIAVVRLFVKLGEAADAQYSNDFIFANKAIYGNIDSFFTGINESYIVP, from the coding sequence ATGAAAATTAAGCAAAGAGGCAGACATGGATTTTCATTGATAGAAACGCTGATTACTATTGTTTTGGTTGGTATTTTATCTATGGCATGTGCCACTATGATGGTATTTGCGTATTCAATGTTTGAAAAAGTGATGGGTAATGGAACGGCGTCTATCGAATATAAAACTTTTAGATTCAGAACCGAAAAAATATTCAGAAATATGACAAAAGATGGACCGCTGATTTATGACTGGATCACTGATGATGTATGCAGCAAGGATAACAGACCTCCTGCAACTCCGAAAGAAGAAGAAAATTGCATAAAAATGGATGTGGAATACTTTCCTATCCCGTATGCGGGTGAAGTATTTACCAGAAAATATTATCAAACCGTGCCTGGTGCCGCAACTACCAAATATAAAGTGAACGGAGGAGCTGTAGATCCTGGTATTTGGGAGGGACATGTAGGCAGAACTGTTGCTGTTTACAGTTGTGTTGAAAATGAAAAAATCGATAAAAATTATAAAAGATATTTGATGACATTGGAAAAATCTACCGAAACAGCTAAAAAAATGGTTGTTTTATATTCATGGGATGCTAATCTAGACTCAAATGGCAAATTCCTTAAAATTGATTCTGAGTCGATGCAGAATGGGAACTATAATAAAAGTGATGCTTCTCTTCCAGGCGGAGGTTCTTCCCGCGCTCAAAGAGAAGTCCTACTGCACGATGTGTACGATTTTCAGGTAACGGCAAGATTAAGCAATCTGGCGCTTAACAGGATTACCGATCCTGACTTTGAAAATATCGCTGTTGTAAGGCTTTTTGTTAAGTTGGGAGAAGCTGCCGACGCACAATACTCTAATGATTTTATTTTTGCAAATAAAGCTATTTATGGTAATATCGATAGTTTTTTTACCGGGATAAATGAAAGTTATATAGTGCCTTGA
- a CDS encoding pilus assembly protein PilM, producing MIALDWGAKFIKACAVSAKGDGKYIVYASMISADGKNGEREENPLLLKNKVDTLLRQLRIKDKETSLSIGGIDLLARDFSLPKMSPENIEGAVMIEAENSIFETLDDMYSDYEILSNSDADKMDVLFIAFPKDHINHILGSFSQSELDIVGIVPDNIALANCFLAFEAKRAFSESVVLVNIGHEVSNIAIIDRGELKFIRNMYFGGLDVTREIAEIYEVDLNTAEQIKRQPELWESMGLNIRNILKKSSSNLLEAIFHSMEYAVSRQRIGKVDKILLTGGGAILTGIENFIYETLGVNTEKWNPLTSSDIIGATDKEKGFFIAVALGLALQKGESNV from the coding sequence TTGATTGCTCTTGATTGGGGCGCGAAGTTTATTAAAGCTTGTGCTGTTTCGGCAAAAGGAGATGGAAAATATATAGTTTATGCTTCAATGATTTCTGCAGATGGTAAAAACGGAGAGAGGGAAGAAAACCCTTTACTTCTTAAAAATAAAGTAGACACTCTCTTGCGCCAGCTGAGAATTAAAGATAAAGAAACATCTTTATCGATAGGCGGTATTGATTTACTTGCCAGAGATTTTTCGTTGCCTAAAATGTCGCCTGAAAACATTGAAGGCGCTGTTATGATAGAAGCGGAAAACAGTATTTTTGAAACATTGGACGATATGTATTCGGATTATGAAATTCTGTCTAATTCCGATGCCGATAAAATGGACGTTTTATTCATTGCGTTTCCCAAAGACCATATAAACCATATTTTAGGTAGTTTTTCCCAATCCGAATTGGATATTGTCGGAATTGTGCCAGATAATATAGCTTTGGCAAATTGTTTTTTGGCTTTTGAAGCAAAAAGAGCTTTTTCGGAGTCTGTTGTTTTGGTTAATATCGGGCATGAAGTGTCAAATATTGCCATTATCGACAGAGGGGAACTCAAATTTATAAGAAATATGTATTTCGGCGGGTTGGATGTTACCAGAGAAATTGCCGAAATTTATGAGGTTGATTTAAATACTGCCGAGCAAATAAAAAGACAGCCAGAATTATGGGAAAGCATGGGTTTGAATATAAGGAATATTCTCAAAAAGAGTTCCAGCAATTTGCTTGAAGCAATATTTCATTCGATGGAATATGCAGTTTCCAGACAAAGAATAGGTAAAGTCGATAAAATATTGCTGACGGGCGGCGGTGCAATTTTGACGGGAATCGAAAATTTTATATATGAAACTTTAGGGGTGAATACAGAAAAATGGAATCCTTTAACTTCTTCCGATATCATAGGAGCGACGGATAAAGAAAAGGGGTTTTTTATTGCTGTGGCATTAGGGCTTGCTCTCCAAAAAGGAGAGAGTAATGTATAA
- the rplT gene encoding 50S ribosomal protein L20, whose protein sequence is MRTKSVVYTRQRKKKYFKIAKGSYATKKNRWRMVMQQVERSLNYAYVGRKDKKASFRTLWIIRLNAAVREEGISYNKFISGLKRANVAIDRKMLAEIAVNDNISFKQLVEIAKTA, encoded by the coding sequence ATGCGTACGAAAAGTGTGGTATATACCAGACAAAGAAAAAAGAAATATTTTAAAATTGCAAAAGGCTCTTATGCTACAAAGAAAAACCGCTGGAGAATGGTCATGCAGCAGGTTGAGAGATCTCTCAACTATGCATATGTCGGCAGAAAAGACAAGAAGGCCAGCTTCAGAACTCTTTGGATTATACGTTTGAATGCGGCCGTAAGAGAAGAAGGCATTTCTTATAACAAATTTATTTCAGGTCTTAAAAGAGCAAATGTCGCTATAGACAGAAAAATGCTTGCCGAAATTGCGGTAAACGATAACATTTCTTTCAAACAGCTTGTTGAAATAGCCAAAACCGCATAA
- a CDS encoding secretin and TonB N-terminal domain-containing protein: MKKFLVLLISVVILSETAFAAIESRGLISVDFQGTTLYTVLNILSMKTGRKFVTDADLLNKKIVLSLKDVTPDEALNALLDTYDLYYVKQGDTNIYVIKSKSDVSPITVSKVIFCNYAKALDLEKVLHARLSKGGKIASDERTNSIIITDLADSIDKMENLIRSLDVPTPQVLIEARIVDVNIGSNLQIGTQIEDIFRMPRAYQNGAGKWTIDSNGHAWIDPVSIMGEDNIPMQSARYTTEYSQYLSLPPVVGTGRLATAIVAGEWNILGNIFMGLEEKDAKILTNPKLIVLNNQEATIEIIEEIPYQSDRIIDSETTAIMATTSFKEVGLKLKVKPQINRDGTIVLQVQPEQSFRTGEAIEGTPVINTSKAETIMMLRSGETAVIGGLIRETETKTENKIPLLGDIPILGYLFKSVVKNKVRYELTIFISAKIIN, encoded by the coding sequence ATGAAGAAGTTTTTAGTTTTGCTAATTTCTGTAGTAATACTGTCTGAAACAGCCTTTGCTGCTATTGAATCCAGGGGGTTGATTTCCGTTGACTTTCAGGGTACGACCCTTTATACGGTATTAAATATACTCAGTATGAAAACGGGGAGGAAATTTGTTACCGACGCGGATCTATTGAATAAGAAAATAGTATTGTCTCTTAAAGATGTTACTCCCGATGAAGCATTAAATGCCCTGCTTGACACATACGATTTGTACTATGTAAAACAAGGCGATACAAACATTTATGTTATTAAAAGCAAAAGCGACGTTTCTCCGATTACCGTATCTAAAGTTATTTTTTGTAATTATGCCAAAGCTTTGGATTTGGAAAAGGTGCTTCATGCAAGGCTTTCAAAAGGCGGCAAGATTGCTTCCGATGAAAGAACGAATTCAATCATTATAACGGATTTGGCCGACAGTATAGACAAAATGGAAAATCTTATCCGTTCGCTGGACGTGCCTACTCCGCAGGTTTTAATTGAAGCAAGAATAGTGGATGTAAACATAGGAAGTAATTTACAAATCGGTACGCAAATAGAAGATATTTTTAGAATGCCTAGAGCATACCAGAATGGCGCAGGGAAATGGACAATTGATTCGAACGGTCATGCTTGGATTGATCCAGTATCTATTATGGGTGAGGATAATATTCCGATGCAGTCGGCAAGATATACGACTGAATACAGTCAATATCTTTCATTGCCGCCTGTTGTAGGCACCGGCCGTTTAGCAACTGCAATTGTTGCCGGCGAGTGGAATATATTAGGCAATATTTTTATGGGACTTGAAGAAAAAGACGCAAAAATTCTCACAAATCCTAAATTGATAGTATTAAATAATCAGGAAGCCACTATTGAAATTATAGAAGAAATACCCTATCAATCGGATAGAATCATAGATTCCGAAACCACCGCTATTATGGCAACGACGTCATTTAAAGAAGTTGGTCTTAAGTTAAAAGTTAAGCCTCAAATTAACAGAGACGGAACAATCGTTTTGCAGGTTCAGCCGGAGCAAAGTTTTAGAACTGGAGAAGCTATTGAAGGCACCCCTGTTATTAATACCAGCAAAGCGGAAACAATTATGATGCTCAGAAGCGGAGAAACTGCTGTTATCGGAGGTTTAATAAGGGAAACGGAGACAAAAACCGAAAATAAGATTCCATTGCTGGGAGATATTCCGATTTTAGGCTATTTGTTTAAAAGTGTCGTAAAAAATAAAGTAAGATATGAACTTACAATATTTATTTCTGCAAAAATTATAAACTAA